A genomic region of Planococcus kocurii contains the following coding sequences:
- a CDS encoding DUF4181 domain-containing protein has protein sequence MIVEDVGWRIFLFLLGVVSSIFLVNMLLRKILGVERKAFFSDTRVNDVHKKWDRILNGLSAVIVFIISLVAINYGPAAVFYILLVSVLLGSIQLLVRLGFEKKHAENPNDYLYTLLESVTGTIILITFGVSLFPDYLSVVFNI, from the coding sequence GTGATTGTTGAAGATGTTGGATGGCGGATTTTCCTTTTCCTACTTGGAGTCGTATCGAGTATCTTTTTAGTCAACATGTTGTTAAGAAAAATTCTTGGAGTGGAGAGAAAAGCATTTTTTTCAGACACTCGCGTAAATGATGTGCATAAAAAATGGGATCGGATATTGAATGGCCTCTCAGCGGTAATAGTCTTTATCATATCGCTTGTAGCGATCAATTATGGTCCAGCAGCCGTTTTTTATATCCTACTGGTTTCTGTGCTGTTGGGGAGTATACAGCTATTGGTCCGTTTAGGATTTGAAAAAAAACATGCTGAAAATCCCAATGACTATTTGTATACGCTATTGGAATCGGTAACTGGAACCATTATTTTAATTACTTTTGGGGTGAGTTTATTTCCAGACTACCTTTCGGTGGTGTTTAATATCTAA
- the gntK gene encoding gluconokinase, whose translation MPEQSYYLGVDIGTTSTKAVLFDKSGKILAADTVFYALETPSPLVAEQDPEEIFRAVLSSVRKTIRKSEIDTNQLKLVSFSSAMHSLIAVDAKGNLLTQSITWADTRSSKHAKYIKERLNGHEIYLRTGTPIHAMSPLSKLLWLKDEKPEVFEEAAKFIGIKEFVFQELFGEYVVDHSIASATGLFNLRELDWDKEALGVAGITPEQLARPVPTTHQLTGLVSEHALFMGIPEDVPFIIGASDGVLANLGVDAIEPGVLAVTIGTSGAIRTVTTEPKTDPKGRTFCYALTENHWVVGGPVNNGGIVLRWLRDEFASSEVETAKRLGIDPYDVLTKIAETVNPGADGLLFHPYLTGERAPLWDANARGSFFGLSIHHKKQHMIRAVLEGIVFNLYTVLLAVEELTGEPTRIQASGGFARSGMWRQLMADVFDKPVVIPESFESSCLGAVVLGMYAIGEVDDFSIVSEMIGQTHTHEPDETSAGIYRELLPIYIRLSRLLTAEYESIADFQRKHLE comes from the coding sequence ATGCCTGAACAGTCATATTATCTTGGGGTAGACATTGGTACGACTTCCACCAAAGCGGTTTTGTTTGATAAATCTGGTAAAATCCTAGCGGCAGACACGGTTTTTTATGCGCTCGAAACGCCAAGTCCGTTAGTGGCCGAACAAGACCCAGAGGAGATTTTCCGAGCGGTGTTAAGTTCCGTTCGAAAAACCATCCGTAAAAGTGAAATCGATACGAATCAACTGAAACTCGTATCTTTTAGCTCAGCCATGCACAGTCTGATTGCAGTGGATGCTAAGGGGAATTTGCTAACGCAAAGCATCACATGGGCCGATACGAGAAGTTCAAAACATGCGAAGTACATCAAAGAACGACTGAATGGCCACGAAATTTACTTGCGCACAGGTACGCCGATTCACGCGATGTCGCCACTATCCAAATTGTTGTGGTTAAAAGACGAAAAGCCGGAAGTTTTTGAAGAGGCTGCTAAGTTTATTGGCATTAAGGAATTTGTCTTTCAGGAATTGTTTGGAGAGTACGTTGTTGATCATTCAATTGCGTCTGCAACCGGATTATTTAATTTGCGGGAACTGGATTGGGACAAAGAGGCGTTGGGAGTAGCAGGCATCACGCCCGAACAGTTGGCGCGACCGGTTCCGACAACCCATCAATTGACAGGTCTCGTCTCGGAACACGCCTTGTTTATGGGCATTCCTGAAGACGTTCCATTTATTATTGGCGCGAGTGATGGAGTGCTCGCAAATCTAGGAGTAGATGCCATCGAACCAGGTGTCCTAGCTGTAACAATCGGCACAAGTGGGGCCATCCGTACGGTCACGACCGAGCCGAAAACCGATCCAAAAGGACGGACATTTTGTTATGCCTTAACGGAAAATCATTGGGTAGTCGGCGGACCTGTCAATAATGGCGGTATCGTCTTGCGCTGGCTACGTGACGAGTTTGCTTCATCTGAAGTGGAAACCGCGAAGCGTCTCGGCATTGATCCGTACGATGTGCTGACGAAAATCGCTGAGACGGTCAATCCTGGAGCAGACGGCTTGCTGTTTCATCCCTATTTAACAGGAGAGCGAGCTCCTCTATGGGACGCGAATGCGCGTGGGTCGTTTTTCGGATTGAGCATTCATCATAAAAAGCAGCATATGATTCGAGCTGTGTTAGAAGGTATTGTCTTTAATTTGTATACCGTCCTGCTGGCGGTCGAGGAATTGACCGGCGAACCAACACGTATCCAAGCATCTGGCGGCTTTGCTCGTTCAGGAATGTGGCGTCAACTGATGGCTGATGTCTTCGATAAACCCGTAGTTATTCCCGAAAGCTTTGAAAGCTCGTGTCTCGGGGCAGTCGTTCTCGGCATGTATGCGATCGGCGAAGTTGATGATTTCAGTATCGTTTCCGAAATGATCGGCCAAACGCACACGCATGAGCCAGATGAAACGTCAGCTGGTATATATCGTGAGCTCTTGCCAATTTATATCCGCTTGTCGCGCCTTTTAACAGCAGAATACGAGAGCATTGCCGATTTTCAACGAAAGCATTTAGAGTAA
- a CDS encoding dicarboxylate/amino acid:cation symporter, with protein MKAVWNRYLTTSLILKITIALILGVAVGLIFGEQAAVLAPLGDLLLNLLTFLIIPLILFTMMVGINQSSIGDLGRMGGKVFIYYTLSSAFAIIVGLAVASLLQPGMGMQLQGNETFDVPENPGVINVLLNIVPSNIFTAFTELNLLGIIFTAFAFGIALSYMRNSTELGSLGEHLYKTVNALNEMTLIVLKAVLQYVPIGIFAIMAKTVGSQGLDTLFSLGEMILVLYAALLVQILLYVLLLFVFKVNPLEFFKQARTPMLTAFVTQSSSGTLPLTLNAAKNLGLSKSLYGFSLPLGATINMDGAAIRIAVSAVFAANLVGDPLSLSEMLMVVLVGTLASIGTAGVPGAGIVMIATVFVQLGLPIEAVALLTAIDAIVGMGATGLNVTGDLVGTTVIDKNEKKRQTVS; from the coding sequence ATGAAAGCTGTATGGAATCGATACCTTACGACATCATTGATTTTGAAAATCACAATTGCACTTATACTCGGCGTTGCCGTTGGACTAATTTTTGGAGAGCAGGCGGCTGTTTTGGCTCCGCTTGGTGATTTGTTACTGAACTTGTTAACTTTCTTAATCATTCCGTTAATTCTTTTCACAATGATGGTCGGCATTAACCAATCATCCATTGGAGATCTTGGACGAATGGGTGGAAAAGTGTTTATTTACTACACATTGAGTTCTGCTTTTGCCATTATTGTGGGCCTCGCAGTGGCTAGCTTGCTACAGCCTGGCATGGGGATGCAATTACAAGGCAATGAAACCTTTGATGTTCCAGAAAACCCAGGAGTCATCAATGTGCTATTAAACATTGTTCCTTCTAATATTTTCACAGCTTTTACTGAGCTTAACTTGCTCGGCATTATTTTTACCGCTTTTGCTTTTGGCATTGCATTGTCTTACATGCGCAATTCCACTGAATTGGGAAGCTTAGGCGAACATTTGTACAAAACCGTTAATGCATTAAACGAAATGACGTTGATCGTACTGAAAGCGGTTCTGCAGTATGTACCGATTGGGATTTTTGCTATTATGGCAAAAACCGTTGGAAGCCAAGGCTTAGATACGTTGTTTTCCCTAGGTGAGATGATTTTAGTGTTATATGCCGCATTACTTGTTCAAATTCTGCTCTATGTATTGCTTCTATTCGTGTTTAAAGTGAATCCGTTAGAATTTTTCAAACAAGCACGGACGCCGATGCTGACTGCGTTTGTGACACAAAGCAGTTCTGGTACGTTGCCATTAACTTTGAATGCTGCTAAAAACTTAGGATTATCAAAAAGTTTATACGGCTTTAGTTTACCGCTCGGTGCCACAATCAATATGGACGGCGCAGCAATACGAATTGCCGTTTCTGCCGTTTTCGCAGCAAATCTTGTTGGAGACCCACTGAGTCTTTCTGAAATGCTCATGGTTGTCCTTGTCGGTACGTTGGCATCTATCGGAACTGCCGGCGTTCCAGGTGCTGGGATTGTCATGATTGCTACCGTATTCGTCCAGCTAGGATTGCCAATAGAAGCTGTCGCATTACTAACAGCTATTGATGCAATTGTAGGGATGGGTGCTACAGGGCTTAATGTTACGGGAGACCTAGTGGGTACGACAGTGATTGATAAAAATGAAAAGAAACGACAAACTGTATCATGA
- the gnd gene encoding phosphogluconate dehydrogenase (NAD(+)-dependent, decarboxylating), with protein MEIGIIGLGKMGLNLALNIVDHGHEVIGYDSHTEIKESGFTQVSSIEEMVKQLEAPRTLWLMVPAGEITETVIEQLIPLLEEGDAIIDGGNSNYKDTLRRAAILKEHNMFFFDCGTSGGTDGARHGICSMIGGDAEKFKTIEPLLKDISVEDGYLYTGEAGSGHFLKMIHNGIEYGMMQSIAEGFDILNKSPFDYNFEKVADVWNNGSIISSYLMEMTKNAFSKDAKLEGIKGVMNSSGEGKWTVETALDLNVPAPVITLSLMMRYRSLEDDTFAGKVVAAQRNEFGGHAVEKK; from the coding sequence ATGGAAATTGGGATTATAGGGTTAGGCAAGATGGGATTAAATCTTGCACTGAATATAGTGGATCACGGCCATGAGGTGATCGGCTATGACAGCCATACCGAAATCAAAGAAAGCGGTTTCACACAAGTTTCTTCTATTGAAGAAATGGTCAAGCAACTAGAAGCACCGCGCACGCTGTGGTTGATGGTACCTGCAGGCGAAATTACAGAAACAGTTATCGAGCAATTAATCCCTTTGCTTGAAGAGGGGGATGCCATTATTGATGGTGGAAACTCGAATTACAAAGATACATTACGACGCGCGGCGATTTTAAAAGAACATAATATGTTCTTCTTTGATTGCGGAACGAGTGGTGGAACAGATGGAGCACGTCATGGTATTTGTTCGATGATTGGTGGCGACGCAGAGAAGTTCAAAACCATCGAGCCCCTTTTAAAAGACATTTCTGTAGAAGACGGTTATTTGTACACGGGTGAAGCAGGTAGTGGGCATTTCTTGAAAATGATTCACAACGGTATTGAATACGGCATGATGCAGTCAATTGCCGAAGGCTTTGATATTCTCAACAAAAGTCCATTTGATTATAACTTTGAGAAAGTTGCTGACGTTTGGAACAATGGCTCGATCATCAGCTCCTACTTAATGGAAATGACCAAAAATGCATTTTCTAAAGACGCGAAACTAGAGGGCATCAAAGGGGTGATGAACTCTTCAGGCGAAGGAAAGTGGACAGTGGAAACAGCACTCGACTTAAATGTACCAGCACCGGTAATTACCTTGTCACTTATGATGCGCTACCGTTCATTAGAAGACGATACTTTTGCAGGAAAAGTCGTAGCCGCACAACGCAACGAATTCGGTGGACACGCAGTAGAGAAGAAATAA
- a CDS encoding histidine phosphatase family protein has translation MTTIGFVRHGITDWNIQGIAQGSADVALNETGRQQAASLAERLVSEEKWDVIISSDLARAKETAEIIGNTLGLPVHHFEPRLRERSGGKIEGTTEEERLEKWGADWRTLDLAMENLEDAAERGLACVQDVLEHFSDQRVLLVSHGALIGLTLQKLMPETFQKTSMDNTSITLLTHTETQWRCSLFNCTTHLVKSESY, from the coding sequence ATGACAACTATTGGATTTGTACGGCATGGTATCACAGATTGGAACATACAAGGCATCGCGCAAGGTTCTGCAGACGTTGCCCTCAATGAAACGGGCAGACAACAAGCCGCGTCACTTGCAGAACGACTCGTTTCTGAAGAAAAATGGGATGTCATCATCTCTAGTGATTTAGCACGTGCTAAAGAAACCGCTGAAATTATTGGTAACACGCTTGGTTTACCCGTTCATCATTTTGAACCACGGCTGCGTGAGCGAAGTGGTGGCAAAATCGAAGGCACAACAGAAGAAGAGCGTCTTGAAAAATGGGGAGCCGATTGGCGTACCTTAGATTTAGCGATGGAAAACTTGGAAGACGCTGCTGAAAGAGGACTGGCCTGTGTTCAAGATGTCTTAGAACATTTCAGTGATCAACGCGTATTGCTTGTCAGCCATGGCGCTTTGATTGGTCTAACGTTGCAAAAACTCATGCCTGAAACGTTCCAAAAAACGTCTATGGATAACACCTCTATCACGTTATTAACGCATACTGAAACTCAATGGCGTTGCTCTCTATTTAACTGCACAACGCACTTAGTAAAAAGCGAAAGCTATTGA
- a CDS encoding MurR/RpiR family transcriptional regulator gives MKEQQFALAAIRGSYRHFSEKEKKIADYVLHDPKNIIHLTINQIADELGLAESTIFRFCQRIGFKGFQAFKISLAAEVVAPLKDIHEKIEDGDSIRVVTEKVFRSNIKTLEDTLQIVDAEAMEQATHKLMNARKIDFYGNGGSAMVAMDGYHKFVRLGLHVSMNLDSHMQLMAASQLQSDDVAIVISHSGSTTDVLDVLHVLKEKGVTIISVTNFAKSPLSKEADIALYTVSEETDFRSEALASRIAQLSLIDALYTNLMIARGTDGKKALQDMREAMAHKRL, from the coding sequence ATGAAAGAACAGCAATTTGCGCTGGCTGCCATACGCGGTAGTTACCGCCATTTTAGTGAAAAAGAAAAAAAGATTGCCGATTATGTCTTACATGATCCAAAAAACATTATTCATTTGACCATCAATCAAATCGCGGATGAGTTGGGATTAGCTGAATCGACTATTTTCCGCTTTTGCCAACGAATAGGCTTTAAAGGTTTCCAAGCATTTAAAATTTCGCTTGCTGCGGAAGTCGTGGCGCCTTTAAAAGATATTCACGAAAAAATTGAAGACGGCGACAGCATTCGCGTTGTCACCGAAAAAGTATTCCGTTCCAACATCAAAACGCTTGAAGATACGCTTCAAATTGTGGATGCAGAAGCGATGGAACAGGCGACCCATAAACTGATGAATGCTCGAAAGATCGACTTTTATGGCAATGGTGGTTCTGCCATGGTCGCGATGGACGGCTACCATAAATTTGTTCGTTTAGGTCTTCACGTTTCCATGAATTTGGATTCTCATATGCAACTGATGGCCGCTTCTCAACTGCAATCAGATGATGTGGCGATTGTTATTTCTCATTCAGGTTCGACTACTGATGTTCTTGACGTTCTTCATGTGTTGAAGGAAAAAGGCGTTACCATTATCTCTGTCACAAATTTTGCCAAATCGCCTTTGTCTAAGGAAGCGGACATCGCTCTTTATACCGTTTCAGAAGAAACTGATTTTCGTTCTGAAGCATTGGCTTCTCGTATCGCCCAACTGAGTTTGATCGATGCGCTTTATACCAATTTAATGATTGCTCGCGGCACTGACGGCAAAAAAGCACTTCAAGACATGCGCGAAGCGATGGCCCATAAACGGTTATAA
- a CDS encoding GntP family permease, with protein sequence MSGSTLIMVALAGIFLLLFLVIRTKLHAFVALLLVSLLVGIAAGMPLNEVITSIQNGMGGTLGFVAVVVGLGAMFGKMLEVSGGAERLASTMISKFGEDKAPWALGVTGFIVAIPVFFDVGFIILVPIVYGLARKTGKSLLHYGIPLLAGLAVTHSFIPPTPGPIAVAELVGAELGWVILFGVLAGIPAMILAGPVFGRFIGKKIHVLIPDYMELEKKEYDKELPSFAMITSLISIPLVLILLNTLSAVLLEEGNMVREILTFLGHPFVALTIATLLTFYLLGTKRGYSRQEVQDIATKALEPAGIIILVTGAGGVFKQVLIDSGVGAVLGDMMGDSSLPPIVLAFLIAAAVRVAQGSATVAMVTAAGLITPLLEIVGMTGPALGLIVIAIASGATVLSHVNDSGFWLVNRYFGMDVKDTLKSWTVMETIIGLTGFVVVLIISFFI encoded by the coding sequence TTGTCAGGTTCAACGTTGATTATGGTCGCACTTGCAGGTATATTCTTATTGCTATTCTTAGTTATTCGTACGAAATTACACGCTTTTGTAGCATTATTACTAGTCAGTTTATTGGTAGGTATTGCGGCGGGCATGCCACTTAACGAAGTCATTACATCCATTCAAAATGGTATGGGAGGCACACTAGGCTTTGTTGCTGTCGTAGTAGGTCTTGGTGCTATGTTCGGTAAAATGCTAGAAGTATCGGGTGGAGCAGAACGTTTGGCTTCTACGATGATTAGTAAATTTGGTGAAGATAAAGCACCATGGGCATTAGGGGTTACGGGATTTATTGTTGCGATTCCTGTATTTTTTGATGTTGGTTTTATCATCTTAGTACCAATCGTTTACGGTTTGGCTAGAAAAACAGGCAAGTCGCTTTTGCATTACGGAATTCCGCTACTTGCGGGTCTAGCCGTTACGCATAGCTTTATCCCACCAACTCCAGGACCGATCGCGGTTGCTGAACTGGTTGGGGCGGAACTTGGTTGGGTTATTTTGTTCGGTGTGCTTGCGGGTATTCCAGCGATGATTTTAGCAGGGCCAGTGTTTGGTCGCTTTATCGGCAAAAAAATTCATGTGTTAATTCCAGATTATATGGAACTTGAAAAAAAGGAATACGATAAAGAACTACCAAGTTTTGCGATGATCACTTCGTTGATTTCGATTCCACTTGTATTGATCCTATTAAATACGCTGTCAGCCGTCTTACTAGAAGAAGGCAATATGGTTCGTGAGATTTTGACGTTCCTTGGTCATCCATTCGTGGCGCTGACAATTGCTACGTTGCTGACGTTTTATCTACTTGGGACAAAACGTGGTTATTCGCGTCAAGAAGTACAAGACATTGCTACTAAAGCGCTTGAGCCTGCTGGGATTATCATCTTAGTCACAGGAGCAGGTGGCGTTTTCAAACAAGTATTAATCGACTCGGGAGTTGGTGCAGTGCTTGGTGACATGATGGGCGATTCATCGTTGCCGCCAATCGTTTTAGCATTCCTAATCGCCGCAGCAGTTCGTGTTGCGCAAGGATCTGCAACGGTTGCGATGGTAACAGCAGCGGGTCTGATCACGCCACTTCTTGAAATCGTTGGTATGACCGGACCTGCTCTCGGACTTATTGTTATTGCTATCGCTTCAGGCGCGACCGTCTTATCACACGTCAACGATTCTGGATTCTGGTTGGTTAACCGATATTTCGGAATGGACGTCAAGGATACCTTAAAATCCTGGACGGTTATGGAAACCATTATCGGGTTAACCGGTTTCGTGGTAGTGTTAATCATCAGCTTTTTTATCTAA
- a CDS encoding class I SAM-dependent methyltransferase: MKKVAYDGYYKEENYFGNPYPGLLEFFSTFQPKGTVVDLGCGQGRDALSLGELGYKVIGVDHSAVGIEQLNREAKKRELTVEGIVGDVYTYQISKDIDVVLLDSMLHFYKNDLKKETEFVEMILTQLKEGGVFVNCIIKGDKGEKILKKIIDESPSEWEILIDEYTDYCEASVEYHLLAVKKGKPSKNL; this comes from the coding sequence ATGAAAAAAGTAGCATATGATGGTTATTATAAAGAAGAAAACTATTTTGGAAACCCTTATCCGGGGCTACTGGAATTTTTCTCGACTTTTCAACCTAAAGGAACTGTTGTTGATTTAGGTTGTGGGCAAGGAAGAGATGCATTGTCACTAGGCGAGCTTGGTTACAAAGTAATTGGAGTTGACCATTCGGCTGTTGGTATCGAACAGTTGAATCGAGAAGCTAAGAAGAGAGAGTTAACTGTAGAAGGAATAGTTGGTGATGTATACACATATCAAATTTCAAAAGATATCGATGTGGTGTTACTAGATTCGATGTTGCATTTTTACAAAAATGATTTAAAAAAAGAAACCGAATTTGTAGAGATGATCCTAACTCAGCTTAAAGAAGGCGGAGTTTTCGTGAACTGTATCATTAAAGGCGATAAAGGTGAAAAGATTCTAAAGAAAATTATTGACGAGTCGCCATCTGAATGGGAAATCCTTATCGATGAATATACAGACTACTGTGAAGCGAGTGTGGAATACCATCTGCTTGCTGTTAAAAAAGGAAAGCCTAGTAAAAATTTGTAG
- a CDS encoding DUF4181 domain-containing protein yields the protein MEFSAFVAGVHLAAVVGSELSESEVALRFIFFVGGSIASIYLVDKVLKKILKVEKNKSSTDSYVNDLHKKWDKIISLWSGIALTVITFILFNTNASINLFFLLPVAALPFLPTIIQVGFERKYAENPNDYLYTLLGLGMSSGIIITLLLIFSPGI from the coding sequence ATGGAATTCAGTGCGTTTGTAGCGGGAGTCCATCTTGCAGCTGTAGTCGGGAGTGAGCTTTCTGAAAGTGAAGTGGCGCTTCGCTTTATCTTTTTCGTAGGTGGAAGCATAGCCAGTATTTACCTAGTGGACAAGGTTCTAAAGAAAATTCTCAAAGTAGAAAAAAACAAATCGTCTACGGATAGTTATGTAAACGATCTTCACAAAAAGTGGGACAAAATCATTAGCCTCTGGTCAGGTATTGCTTTGACAGTCATAACGTTTATCCTTTTCAATACGAATGCATCTATAAATTTGTTTTTTTTGCTACCAGTCGCAGCCTTACCGTTTTTACCGACAATTATCCAGGTTGGATTTGAGAGAAAATATGCAGAGAATCCCAATGATTATCTGTATACCTTATTGGGATTAGGAATGTCTAGCGGGATTATCATTACGTTGTTGCTGATCTTTTCGCCAGGAATCTAA
- a CDS encoding zinc-binding dehydrogenase, with amino-acid sequence MPDSISFTQGAAIPVAGKTALESLRTLDLKPGNTLFVAGASGAIGTIVIQLAKNRGIRVIGSASSKNHPHLLSLGAEKAVDYSIAEWKDQIKQWMPEGVEAALAIHRGTSKDSMDIVKAGGKVVTVSGDKVDSEREIKVEQMQHQLSIQEAVNMLIQDMVEKKLHLVIEHVYSFEQALDALEKTETGHARGKLVVSMEEA; translated from the coding sequence ATGCCCGATAGCATTAGTTTTACGCAAGGTGCCGCCATCCCAGTAGCCGGAAAAACCGCTTTAGAAAGCTTGCGGACTCTTGACCTTAAACCAGGAAATACGTTATTTGTAGCTGGGGCTTCAGGAGCAATTGGAACAATCGTGATTCAATTGGCGAAAAACCGAGGGATTCGAGTAATTGGTTCTGCCTCCAGCAAAAATCATCCACACTTACTGTCACTTGGAGCTGAAAAAGCAGTTGATTATTCAATTGCTGAATGGAAAGATCAAATCAAACAATGGATGCCAGAAGGAGTAGAGGCAGCTTTAGCTATTCACCGCGGAACAAGCAAAGATAGCATGGATATAGTAAAAGCTGGCGGAAAAGTAGTAACGGTTTCAGGTGACAAAGTAGATTCGGAAAGAGAGATTAAAGTAGAGCAAATGCAGCATCAACTCAGCATACAAGAGGCAGTAAACATGCTGATTCAAGATATGGTAGAAAAAAAGCTCCATCTAGTAATAGAACACGTCTACTCGTTTGAACAAGCACTGGATGCGTTAGAGAAAACAGAGACAGGACATGCAAGAGGAAAGCTTGTTGTTTCTATGGAAGAAGCCTGA
- a CDS encoding FAD-binding dehydrogenase: MEPSAIVVGAGLAGLVAAAEIADAGKKVLLLDQEPAASFGGQAWWSFGGLFLVDSPEQRRMGINDSKELAWQDWLGAAGFDKEQDEDYWGKKWAEAYVDFATYEKRNWLADMGIKFFPVVGWAERGGYLAEGHGNSVPRFHIVWGTGPGIVAPFERRVREHIKNGLIDYQPRHRVDELMIKGGRVTGVTGSLLETSDVKRGEASSRNVVSNFRCEAKAVIITSGGIGANHELIRKNWPSRLGIAPETMLTGVPAHVDGRMLAITEKAGGRIVNRDRMWHYTEGIKNWNPVWNKHGIRILPGPSSMWFDATGKRFSAPNFPGFDTLGTLETIQKTGYSYSWFILTQKIIEKEFALSGSEQNPDLTGKSIPQVLSRVRAGATAPVKAFMDKGEDFVVAETLEELVARMNKLTGENLLDFARIKQQISARDAQLDNKFSKDLQITAMRGARNYRGDRLIRVAAPHKLLDRKKGPLIAVRLHILSRKTLGGLQTDLSARVLGDTGQPVPGLYAAGEVAGFGGGGVHGYRSLEGTFLGSCLFSGRVAGRAVASEGGAESDC; this comes from the coding sequence ATGGAACCAAGTGCGATTGTGGTAGGAGCGGGGCTTGCAGGGTTAGTGGCGGCTGCGGAAATCGCAGACGCTGGCAAAAAAGTGTTGTTACTAGACCAGGAGCCAGCAGCTTCTTTTGGCGGACAGGCGTGGTGGTCTTTTGGCGGACTGTTTTTAGTCGACTCACCGGAACAAAGGAGAATGGGCATTAATGATTCAAAAGAGTTGGCTTGGCAAGACTGGCTTGGGGCAGCTGGTTTTGATAAAGAGCAAGATGAAGATTATTGGGGCAAGAAATGGGCTGAAGCCTACGTAGACTTTGCAACCTATGAAAAACGAAACTGGCTTGCTGATATGGGCATCAAATTTTTTCCTGTCGTTGGATGGGCAGAACGGGGTGGTTATTTAGCAGAAGGACATGGCAATTCTGTGCCGCGCTTTCATATCGTTTGGGGAACAGGACCGGGAATTGTCGCACCGTTTGAGAGACGTGTTCGGGAACATATCAAGAATGGGTTAATCGATTACCAGCCACGGCACCGAGTAGATGAATTAATGATAAAAGGTGGGCGAGTAACCGGTGTGACAGGATCGTTATTAGAGACGAGTGATGTAAAGCGTGGAGAAGCCAGTTCACGAAACGTTGTCAGCAATTTTCGGTGTGAAGCAAAAGCAGTCATTATCACAAGTGGCGGAATTGGTGCCAACCATGAATTGATTCGAAAAAATTGGCCAAGTCGCTTGGGTATAGCACCAGAAACCATGCTCACAGGAGTTCCGGCGCACGTAGATGGACGTATGCTGGCTATTACCGAAAAAGCAGGTGGGCGAATCGTTAATCGTGACCGGATGTGGCATTACACTGAAGGCATTAAGAATTGGAACCCGGTTTGGAACAAACACGGCATCCGAATTTTGCCAGGTCCGTCTTCGATGTGGTTTGATGCAACAGGTAAACGTTTTTCTGCGCCTAATTTCCCGGGATTTGATACGCTCGGAACACTTGAGACTATCCAAAAAACGGGCTACAGTTATTCGTGGTTTATTTTGACGCAGAAAATTATTGAAAAAGAGTTTGCGCTGTCAGGATCTGAGCAAAATCCTGACTTAACCGGCAAAAGCATTCCTCAAGTCTTGTCTCGAGTCCGGGCAGGAGCAACAGCACCGGTAAAAGCTTTTATGGATAAAGGCGAAGATTTTGTTGTCGCAGAGACACTGGAAGAGTTAGTCGCACGTATGAACAAATTAACGGGAGAAAACTTATTGGATTTTGCTCGAATCAAGCAGCAAATTAGCGCGCGAGATGCGCAGCTCGATAATAAATTCTCTAAGGATTTGCAAATTACGGCGATGCGCGGTGCTCGAAATTACCGGGGAGACCGTCTAATTCGAGTAGCGGCACCGCATAAATTACTGGATCGTAAAAAAGGACCGCTTATTGCCGTTCGTTTACACATTTTGAGCCGCAAAACTTTAGGTGGTCTGCAAACGGATTTATCCGCACGAGTACTCGGTGATACCGGTCAACCGGTACCTGGACTCTATGCTGCAGGAGAAGTTGCCGGATTTGGTGGCGGGGGTGTCCATGGATATCGCTCATTAGAAGGAACTTTTCTTGGTAGCTGCCTGTTTTCTGGGAGAGTAGCGGGGAGAGCGGTGGCGAGCGAAGGAGGTGCTGAGAGTGATTGTTGA